From Panicum hallii strain FIL2 chromosome 2, PHallii_v3.1, whole genome shotgun sequence, a single genomic window includes:
- the LOC112879422 gene encoding uncharacterized protein LOC112879422, producing MAGARLAARLTHSPAHQLSRTAAAAAGAAAAWRRRRDSVSLPRGSFSKMACSVGCSGDRKVTRVLFCGPYFPASTIYTKEYLQSYPFVEVDEVGLEQVPDVIQKYHICVVKNRRIDSDIIAKATQMKIIMQYGVGLEGVDVNAATEHKIKVARIPGSMTGNAVSCAEMAIYLTLGVLRKQKLMDNAVNHKDLGSPTGETIFGKTVLILGFGAIGVEIAKRLKPFGVKVLATKRNWSSGSLPCDIEGLVDKKGGPEDMYELAGEADIVITCLLQTNETVGIVDNMFLSAMKKGSCLVNIARGRLLDYKAVFDHLESGHLGGLGIDVAWTEPFDPNDPILKFSNVILTPHVAGVTEYSYRTMAKVVGDVALQLHSGEPFTGIEFVN from the exons ATGGCGGGAGCAAGATTAGCAGCAAGGCTCACACACTCGCCCGCACACCAGCTCTCTCGcacagctgccgccgccgccggcgctgcggCCGCTTGGCGCCGTCGCCGGGATTCCGTTTCCCTCCCGCGAG GTTCTTTTTCAAAAATGGCCTGCTCAGTTGGATGCAGTGGAGACAGAAAGGTCACAAGGGTGCTATTCTGCGGCCCCTATTTTCCTGCTTCTACTATTTACACCAAGGAGTATTTGCAGAGCTATCCATTTGTTGAG GTTGACGAAGTAGGCCTTGAGCAGGTACCTGATGTTATTCAAAAGTACCATATATGTGTTGTAAAAAATCGACGCATAGATTCAGATATCATTGCCAAGGCAACCCAGATGAAGATTATTATGCAATATGGTGTTGGGTTAGAAG GTGTCGATGTAAATGCTGCTACTGAACATAAAATTAAAGTTGCACGGATACCTGGGAGTATGACAGGAAATGCGGTGTCTTGTGCGGAGATGGCAATTTATCTTACCCTTGGTGTTCTGCGGAAGCAA AAGTTGATGGATAATGCTGTCAATCACAAGGACCTGGGCAGTCCAACAGGAGAAACAATATTTGGCAAAACA GTCCTTATCCTGGGATTTGGAGCCATAGGCGTGGAAATTGCCAAGAGGCTAAAACCATTTGGCGTAAAAGTTCTTGCTACTAAAAGAAATTGGTCATCAGGTTCATTGCCATGTG ATATTGaggggcttgtagataaaaaaGGTGGACCAGAAGATATGTATGAGCTTGCTGGAGAAGCTGACATAGTCATAACTTGCTTGCTACAAACCAATGAAACA GTTGGAATTGTTGATAATATGTTCCTCTCAGCGATGAAAAAG GGCTCATGTCTGGTCAATATTGCTAGAGGACGTCTACTGGATTATAAGGCTGTGTTTGATCACCTCGAATCAGGTCATTTAGGTGGTTTGGGCATTGATGTTGCTTGGACAGAGCCATTTGATCCAAATGATCCAATTCTGAAATTCTCGAATGTTATTTTAACACCACATGTGGCTGGAGTCACCGAATACTCTTACAGAACTATGGCAAAG GTTGTTGGGGATGTTGCTCTCCAGCTTCATTCAGGAGAGCCATTCACCGGAATTGAATTCGTGAACTAG
- the LOC112879362 gene encoding uncharacterized protein LOC112879362 isoform X1, giving the protein MKSVVDEISVYLAAGHYSKMGDSSVSNGHGAVTRVLFCGPYWPAATNYTREYLQDYPFIQVDEVGLEQVPDVIQNYNLCVVKNRRIDSDIIAKATQMKIIMQYGVGLEGVDVNAATEHKIKVARIPGSTTGNAVSCAEMAIYLTLGILRKQACKFCLNTKIPSGTFGRKFAAIMKEMDTAVNRRDLGLPVGETLFGKTVLVLGFGAIGVEVAKRLRPFKVKVLATKRNWTSDTLPCDVDEIVDKKGGPEDMYDFAGEANIVITCMALNNETAGIVDHKFISSMKKGSYLINIARGRLLDYNAVFDHLKSGHLAGLGIDVAWMEPFDPEDPILKFPNVIITPHVAGVTEYSYRTMAKSVGDTALQLHSGEPFTGIEFVN; this is encoded by the exons ATGAAATCTGTTGTGGATGAGATTTCTGTGTACCTGGCAGCAG GCCATTATTCGAAAATGGGTGACTCAAGTGTGAGCAATGGCCATGGCGCTGTCACACGGGTGCTGTTTTGTGGCCCATATTGGCCTGCTGCTACTAATTACACCAGAGAGTATCTGCAGGACTATCCATTCATTCAG GTTGATGAAGTAGGTCTTGAGCAGGTACCTGATGTTATTCAAAACTATAATTTATGTGTAGTAAAAAATCGGCGTATAGATTCAGATATCATTGCCAAGGCAACTCAGATGAAGATTATAATGCAGTATGGTGTTGGGTTAGAAG GTGTTGATGTAAATGCTGCTACAGAACACAAAATTAAAGTTGCACGGATACCTGGAAGTACGACAGGAAACGCGGTCTCTTGTGCAGAAATGGCAATCTATCTTACTCTGGGCATTCTGCGTAAGCAG GCCTGCAAGTTCTGTCTAAACACAAAAATTCCAAGTGGAACTTTTGGTCGGAAATTTGCAGCAATTATG AAGGAGATGGATACTGCTGTGAATCGGAGAGACCTTGGCCTTCCAGTTGGAGAAACATTATTTGGCAAAACA GTCCTTGTCCTAGGATTTGGAGCCATTGGTGTTGAAGTTGCCAAGAGGCTAAGACCCTTTAAAGTAAAGGTTCTTGCTACCAAAAGAAATTGGACATCAGACACATTGCCATGTG ATGTTGATGAGATTGTTGACAAGAAAGGTGGTCCAGAAGATATGTATGATTTTGCTGGAGAAGCTAACATTGTTATAACATGCATGGCCTTGAACAACGAAACA GCTGGAATTGTGGATCACAAGTTCATTTCGTCAATGAAAAAG GGATCATATCTGATCAACATTGCGAGAGGACGCCTACTGGACTACAATGCTGTGTTTGATCACCTCAAATCAGGTCATTTAGCTGGTTTGGGCATTGATGTTGCTTGGATGGAGCCATTTGATCCAGAGGATCCTATTCTGAAATTCCCAAATGTTATTATAACACCACATGTGGCTGGAGTCACCGAATACTCTTACAGAACGATGGCAAAG TCTGTTGGTGACACTGCCCTCCAGCTTCATTCAGGGGAGCCGTTCACGGGAATAGAATTTGTCAACTGA
- the LOC112879362 gene encoding uncharacterized protein LOC112879362 isoform X3, with protein MKSVVDEISVYLAAGHYSKMGDSSVSNGHGAVTRVLFCGPYWPAATNYTREYLQDYPFIQVDEVGLEQVPDVIQNYNLCVVKNRRIDSDIIAKATQMKIIMQYGVGLEGVDVNAATEHKIKVARIPGSTTGNAVSCAEMAIYLTLGILRKQKEMDTAVNRRDLGLPVGETLFGKTVLVLGFGAIGVEVAKRLRPFKVKVLATKRNWTSDTLPCDVDEIVDKKGGPEDMYDFAGEANIVITCMALNNETAGIVDHKFISSMKKGSYLINIARGRLLDYNAVFDHLKSGHLAGLGIDVAWMEPFDPEDPILKFPNVIITPHVAGVTEYSYRTMAKSVGDTALQLHSGEPFTGIEFVN; from the exons ATGAAATCTGTTGTGGATGAGATTTCTGTGTACCTGGCAGCAG GCCATTATTCGAAAATGGGTGACTCAAGTGTGAGCAATGGCCATGGCGCTGTCACACGGGTGCTGTTTTGTGGCCCATATTGGCCTGCTGCTACTAATTACACCAGAGAGTATCTGCAGGACTATCCATTCATTCAG GTTGATGAAGTAGGTCTTGAGCAGGTACCTGATGTTATTCAAAACTATAATTTATGTGTAGTAAAAAATCGGCGTATAGATTCAGATATCATTGCCAAGGCAACTCAGATGAAGATTATAATGCAGTATGGTGTTGGGTTAGAAG GTGTTGATGTAAATGCTGCTACAGAACACAAAATTAAAGTTGCACGGATACCTGGAAGTACGACAGGAAACGCGGTCTCTTGTGCAGAAATGGCAATCTATCTTACTCTGGGCATTCTGCGTAAGCAG AAGGAGATGGATACTGCTGTGAATCGGAGAGACCTTGGCCTTCCAGTTGGAGAAACATTATTTGGCAAAACA GTCCTTGTCCTAGGATTTGGAGCCATTGGTGTTGAAGTTGCCAAGAGGCTAAGACCCTTTAAAGTAAAGGTTCTTGCTACCAAAAGAAATTGGACATCAGACACATTGCCATGTG ATGTTGATGAGATTGTTGACAAGAAAGGTGGTCCAGAAGATATGTATGATTTTGCTGGAGAAGCTAACATTGTTATAACATGCATGGCCTTGAACAACGAAACA GCTGGAATTGTGGATCACAAGTTCATTTCGTCAATGAAAAAG GGATCATATCTGATCAACATTGCGAGAGGACGCCTACTGGACTACAATGCTGTGTTTGATCACCTCAAATCAGGTCATTTAGCTGGTTTGGGCATTGATGTTGCTTGGATGGAGCCATTTGATCCAGAGGATCCTATTCTGAAATTCCCAAATGTTATTATAACACCACATGTGGCTGGAGTCACCGAATACTCTTACAGAACGATGGCAAAG TCTGTTGGTGACACTGCCCTCCAGCTTCATTCAGGGGAGCCGTTCACGGGAATAGAATTTGTCAACTGA
- the LOC112879362 gene encoding uncharacterized protein LOC112879362 isoform X2: MGDSSVSNGHGAVTRVLFCGPYWPAATNYTREYLQDYPFIQVDEVGLEQVPDVIQNYNLCVVKNRRIDSDIIAKATQMKIIMQYGVGLEGVDVNAATEHKIKVARIPGSTTGNAVSCAEMAIYLTLGILRKQACKFCLNTKIPSGTFGRKFAAIMKEMDTAVNRRDLGLPVGETLFGKTVLVLGFGAIGVEVAKRLRPFKVKVLATKRNWTSDTLPCDVDEIVDKKGGPEDMYDFAGEANIVITCMALNNETAGIVDHKFISSMKKGSYLINIARGRLLDYNAVFDHLKSGHLAGLGIDVAWMEPFDPEDPILKFPNVIITPHVAGVTEYSYRTMAKSVGDTALQLHSGEPFTGIEFVN; the protein is encoded by the exons ATGGGTGACTCAAGTGTGAGCAATGGCCATGGCGCTGTCACACGGGTGCTGTTTTGTGGCCCATATTGGCCTGCTGCTACTAATTACACCAGAGAGTATCTGCAGGACTATCCATTCATTCAG GTTGATGAAGTAGGTCTTGAGCAGGTACCTGATGTTATTCAAAACTATAATTTATGTGTAGTAAAAAATCGGCGTATAGATTCAGATATCATTGCCAAGGCAACTCAGATGAAGATTATAATGCAGTATGGTGTTGGGTTAGAAG GTGTTGATGTAAATGCTGCTACAGAACACAAAATTAAAGTTGCACGGATACCTGGAAGTACGACAGGAAACGCGGTCTCTTGTGCAGAAATGGCAATCTATCTTACTCTGGGCATTCTGCGTAAGCAG GCCTGCAAGTTCTGTCTAAACACAAAAATTCCAAGTGGAACTTTTGGTCGGAAATTTGCAGCAATTATG AAGGAGATGGATACTGCTGTGAATCGGAGAGACCTTGGCCTTCCAGTTGGAGAAACATTATTTGGCAAAACA GTCCTTGTCCTAGGATTTGGAGCCATTGGTGTTGAAGTTGCCAAGAGGCTAAGACCCTTTAAAGTAAAGGTTCTTGCTACCAAAAGAAATTGGACATCAGACACATTGCCATGTG ATGTTGATGAGATTGTTGACAAGAAAGGTGGTCCAGAAGATATGTATGATTTTGCTGGAGAAGCTAACATTGTTATAACATGCATGGCCTTGAACAACGAAACA GCTGGAATTGTGGATCACAAGTTCATTTCGTCAATGAAAAAG GGATCATATCTGATCAACATTGCGAGAGGACGCCTACTGGACTACAATGCTGTGTTTGATCACCTCAAATCAGGTCATTTAGCTGGTTTGGGCATTGATGTTGCTTGGATGGAGCCATTTGATCCAGAGGATCCTATTCTGAAATTCCCAAATGTTATTATAACACCACATGTGGCTGGAGTCACCGAATACTCTTACAGAACGATGGCAAAG TCTGTTGGTGACACTGCCCTCCAGCTTCATTCAGGGGAGCCGTTCACGGGAATAGAATTTGTCAACTGA